From one Eleginops maclovinus isolate JMC-PN-2008 ecotype Puerto Natales chromosome 7, JC_Emac_rtc_rv5, whole genome shotgun sequence genomic stretch:
- the LOC134866970 gene encoding piggyBac transposable element-derived protein 3 — translation MAANTRDNSSGSSKHKPRQERFSVQTALEQFWLNDGDNSDLEDLSDNDDPILDANYQPRTQERSSSEDEDDSSDDEDPIPQPTEHSRGRKRLRGANNGSGTGTDTGSSRTPRRRRQTQQIEADNSDDDSEETTPGPSTQGQPNKGRGLRWKATPLTPDLAQFEHKDETELDRDGWTPLNYFEQYIDRDLMKIISDCSNAMSLCRSGDPLNTSVDEVYHFFGACILMSCIRYPTIRMYWSQALRITAITDRFTRDRFFRLRGSIKVLIDDDVPEDLRKRDKFWKVRPFLDRILQGCKSQNRPECASIDEQMIPFTGACPCRQYLPMKPNPVGIKNFVCATADGIVLDFDLYQGTGALLEQVEEEVGLGLGGLVLARLCQTLHRGTKVYCDRFFTSIRGVEQMMKKEMYITGTIMKNRLAGAKEKLPSDKTMKNTGRGTSSELSTEDGKLCVVKWYDNKPVLMMSVVHGTEPEDTCQRWDKKLKQYVTVSRPSIVREYNLKMGGVDLIDRMISYYRMSARTKKWTMRMLMHFTDLALGNSWLLYRKDLAICAAPKKSIMQFLEFRTEIATTLLAQHHGQGSHADLSEQSEEEDNSNEGNKRPVTAVPHVSVRRRANAHLPEMISLKNAARCRVAGCTGRTRVRCVTCKVFLCLQGDRNCYTAFHT, via the exons ATGGCGGCAAACACAAGGGATAATTCAAGTGgcagctccaaacacaaacctcgACAAG agcGTTTTTCTGTGCAAACAGCATTGGAGCAATTTTGGCTAAATGATGGAGACAACTCAGATTTGGAAGACTTGTCTGACAACGATGATCCCATCCTGGATGCCAATTACCAACCCCGAACACAGGAGCgaagcagcagtgaggatgaggatgacagTAGTGATGATGAGGACCCCATTCCTCAGCCCACTGAGCACAGCAGAGGACGTAAACGTCTCCGTGGTGCAAATAATG GTTCAGGGACAGGGACAGATACAGGTTCATCCCGCACTCCCAGACGGCGCCGTCAAACTCAGCAGATCGAGGCTGATAACTCAGATGATGACTCGGAAGAGACAACACCAGGACCAAGCACTCAGGGACAGCCCAATAAAg GACGTGGGTTGCGCTGGAAGGCTACTCCATTGACGCCAGACCTTGCCCAGTTTGAGCATAAGGACGAAACTGAGCTTGACAGAGATGGCTGGACCCCACTAAACTATTTTGAACAGTATATAGATAGAGATTTGATGAAAATAATTTCAGATTGCTCTAATGCTATGTCATTGTGTAGGAGTGGGGACCCACTCAACACCTCTGTAGATGAGGTTTACCACTTTTTTGGTGCCTGTATTCTGATGTCCTGCATCCGATACCCAACAATCAGGATGTACTGGTCCCAAGCCTTGAGAATCACTGCCATCACTGACAGATTCACGCGCGACAGATTCTTCAGACTGAGGGGATCAATAAAAGTGCTAATCGATGATGATGTGCCAGAAGATCTGAGGAAGAGGGACAAATTCTGGAAGGTGAGGCCTTTTCTGGATCGGATTCTGCAAGGCTGCAAGTCTCAGAATCGACCTGAATGCGCATCTATTGATGAGCAGATGATTCCTTTCACAGGAGCCTGTCCATGCAGACAATATCTGCCAATGAAGCCAAACCCAGTTGGCATCAAGAACTTCGTTTGTGCTACAGCAGATGGCATTGTGCTGGACTTTGATCTGTATCAAGGTACAGGTGCACTGCTTGAGCAGGTCGAAGAAGAGGTGGGCCTGGGGTTGGGAGGCTTAGTCTTGGCTCGTCTGTGTCAAACTCTGCATCGTGGCACAAAAGTGTATTGTGACCGGTTCTTCACAAGCATCCGAGGTGTGgaacaaatgatgaagaaggagatgtaCATTACTGGTACAATAATGAAGAACAGACTCGCTGGCGCGAAGGAGAAGCTACCCTCtgacaaaaccatgaaaaacacaggaagaggtacCTCATCAGAACTTTCCACTGAAGACGGAAAGTTGTGTGTAGTGAAGTGGTATGACAACAAACCAGTATTGATGATGTCTGTTGTTCATGGCACAGAGCCTGAAGACACCTGCCAGCGCTGGGACAAGAAATTGAAACAGTATGTGACTGTCTCGCGACCAAGCATTGTCCGTGAGTACAACCTCAAGATGGGTGGAGTGGATTTGATCGATAGAATGATTAGCTACTATCGCATGAGCGCCCGTACTAAGAAGTGGACGATGCGGATGCTAATGCACTTCACAGATCTGGCTTTAGGTAACAGCTGGCTACTCTACCGCAAAGACCTCGCAATATGTGCTGCACCAAAGAAGAGCATCATGCAGTTCCTTGAGTTCCGTACAGAAATTGCTACGACCCTCTTGGCCCAGCATCACGGTCAAGGAAGCCATGCAGACCTCTCTGAACagtcagaggaagaggacaaCTCAAATGAAGGGAACAAACGTCCTGTGACGGCAGTGCCCCATGTCTCGGTCCGCAGGAGGGCGAATGCCCATCTCCCAGAGATGATCAGCCTGAAGAACGCGGCGCGCTGCAGGGTAGCAGGCTGCACTGGAAGAACCCGAGTGCGTTGTGTGACCTGCAAAGTGTTCTTGTGCTTGCAAGGCGATCGCAACTGTTACACAGCCtttcacacatag